One part of the Microbacterium aurugineum genome encodes these proteins:
- a CDS encoding pyruvate carboxylase: MFQKILVANRGEIAIRAFRAAVEVGARTVAVFPHEDRGSVHRLKADEAYEIGERGHPVRAYLDVDEIIRVALESGADAIYPGYGFLSENPELAEKAAANGIVFIGPPSNVLEMAGNKVEAKRHAIDAGVPVLRSTEASDDVDALVAQAEDIGFPLFAKAVAGGGGRGMRRVETSGDLAPALAEAMREAASAFGDARMFLEQAVVRPRHIEVQILADKTGETVHLFERDCSVQRRHQKVVEIAPAPNLDDDIRTALHGYAVAFARSIGYENAGTVEFLLETAGERAGEVVFIEMNPRIQVEHTVTEEVTDVDLVQSQMRIASGQTLADLGLQQENLHLRGAALQCRITTEDPTQGFRPDTGKITTYRSPGGAGIRLDGGTVHQGAQISPHFDSMLAKLTCRGRDFPAAVARARRALAEFRIRGVATNIPFLQALLEDDAFIAGDVSTSFIDERPGLLRGRVSKDRGTKLLNWLVDVTVNKPNGAHPGVIDPASKLPAIDLSAEPAPGSRQRLLELGPEGFARSLREQTALAITDTTFRDAHQSLLATRVRTKDLVAAAPYLARSTPGLLSVEAWGGATYDVALRFLGEDPWERLDKLRAVLPNVAIQMLLRGRNTVGYTPYPTAVTEAFVAEAAASGVDIFRIFDALNDVEQMRPAIEAVRKTGTAVAEVALCYTGDLLDPAEDLYTLDYYLHLADQIVDAGAHILAIKDMAGLLRPAAAAKLVAALRERFDLPVHLHTHDTPGGQLATLLAASAVGVDAVDAASAPLSGTTSQPSLSSLVAALAHTDRDSGISLDGVSDLEPYWEAVRRQYAPFESGLPGPTGRVYHHEIPGGQLSNLRQQAKALGLADDFELIEDMYAAADRMLGRVPKVTPSSKVVGDLALHLAAVKADPADFEANPEKYDVPDSVVGFMAGELGDLPGGWPEPFRSKVLAGRTVRVGLTEISADDEAALAGTSAERRARLNTLLFPGPSAEFAERRELFGDLSVLDTADYLYGLVAGQEHLIEIDRGVQLYVGLEAIGDADDTGMRTVMTTLNGQLRPVFVRDRSIVVDVHEVEKADTSVPGQVAAPFSGVVTLKAEVGAAVRAGEPVASIEAMKMEAAITAPVDGVIERHAIAETQQVDAGDLLVVIRPAH; the protein is encoded by the coding sequence ATGTTCCAGAAGATCCTTGTGGCGAACCGCGGCGAGATCGCGATCCGCGCCTTCCGTGCGGCTGTCGAGGTGGGGGCGCGCACCGTCGCGGTCTTCCCCCATGAAGACCGGGGTTCTGTGCATCGTCTCAAGGCCGACGAGGCCTACGAGATCGGCGAGCGCGGGCACCCGGTGCGGGCGTACCTCGATGTCGACGAGATCATCCGCGTCGCGCTGGAGTCGGGAGCGGATGCCATCTATCCGGGATACGGCTTCCTGTCGGAGAATCCCGAGCTCGCGGAGAAGGCCGCGGCGAACGGCATCGTCTTCATCGGTCCTCCCTCGAACGTGCTGGAGATGGCGGGCAACAAGGTCGAGGCCAAGCGGCACGCGATCGACGCGGGAGTCCCGGTCCTGCGGTCCACGGAGGCCTCCGACGACGTCGACGCACTCGTCGCCCAGGCAGAGGACATCGGGTTCCCGCTCTTCGCGAAGGCGGTCGCGGGTGGCGGTGGCCGGGGGATGCGCCGCGTCGAGACGTCCGGTGACCTCGCTCCGGCGTTGGCCGAGGCCATGCGCGAGGCCGCCAGCGCGTTCGGTGATGCGCGGATGTTCCTGGAGCAGGCCGTCGTCCGCCCCCGGCACATCGAGGTGCAGATCCTCGCCGACAAGACCGGCGAGACCGTGCATCTGTTCGAGCGCGACTGCTCCGTGCAGCGTCGTCACCAGAAGGTCGTGGAGATCGCTCCGGCGCCGAACCTCGACGACGACATCCGCACGGCACTGCACGGATACGCCGTCGCGTTCGCCCGCTCCATCGGGTACGAGAACGCGGGCACGGTCGAGTTCCTCCTCGAGACGGCGGGGGAGCGGGCAGGCGAAGTCGTCTTCATCGAGATGAACCCCCGCATCCAGGTCGAGCACACCGTGACCGAGGAGGTCACCGACGTCGACCTCGTGCAGAGCCAGATGCGGATCGCCTCGGGGCAGACGCTGGCCGACCTCGGTCTGCAGCAGGAGAATCTGCACCTGCGCGGCGCCGCGCTGCAGTGCCGGATCACAACCGAGGACCCGACGCAGGGCTTCCGTCCCGACACGGGGAAGATCACCACGTACCGCTCTCCCGGTGGGGCCGGGATCCGTCTCGACGGCGGCACCGTGCACCAGGGCGCACAGATCAGCCCGCATTTCGATTCGATGTTGGCGAAGCTCACCTGTCGCGGGCGGGACTTCCCGGCCGCGGTCGCTCGGGCGCGCCGAGCACTCGCCGAGTTCCGCATCCGCGGCGTCGCGACCAACATCCCCTTCCTGCAGGCTCTCCTCGAGGATGACGCCTTCATCGCCGGAGACGTGAGCACCTCCTTCATCGACGAGCGCCCCGGACTGCTTCGCGGCCGTGTCTCGAAGGACCGCGGGACGAAGCTCCTGAACTGGCTGGTCGACGTCACGGTCAACAAGCCGAACGGTGCCCACCCCGGTGTGATCGATCCCGCATCCAAGCTGCCGGCGATCGATCTGAGCGCGGAGCCGGCTCCCGGCTCCCGCCAGCGCCTCCTCGAGCTCGGGCCCGAGGGATTCGCCCGCAGCCTCCGGGAACAGACGGCGCTCGCGATCACCGACACGACCTTCCGCGACGCGCATCAGTCCCTCCTGGCGACGCGAGTGCGCACGAAGGACCTCGTGGCCGCGGCGCCCTACCTCGCCCGGTCGACCCCCGGACTCCTGTCCGTCGAGGCGTGGGGCGGGGCGACCTACGACGTCGCCCTCCGCTTCCTCGGTGAGGACCCGTGGGAGCGCCTCGACAAGCTGCGCGCCGTACTGCCGAATGTCGCGATCCAGATGCTCCTGCGCGGCCGCAACACGGTCGGCTACACGCCTTACCCGACGGCGGTCACCGAGGCGTTCGTCGCCGAGGCGGCGGCCAGCGGTGTCGACATCTTCCGCATCTTCGACGCGCTCAACGACGTGGAGCAGATGCGGCCGGCGATCGAGGCCGTGCGCAAGACCGGAACGGCGGTCGCCGAGGTGGCGCTCTGCTACACCGGGGACCTGCTCGATCCGGCCGAAGACCTCTACACCCTCGACTACTACCTGCACCTCGCAGACCAGATCGTCGACGCGGGGGCGCACATCCTCGCCATCAAGGACATGGCGGGGCTGCTGCGCCCGGCCGCCGCAGCGAAGCTCGTCGCAGCGCTGCGGGAGCGGTTCGACCTGCCGGTGCATCTGCACACGCATGACACCCCCGGCGGGCAGCTGGCGACCCTGCTCGCCGCGAGCGCCGTCGGGGTGGATGCGGTGGATGCCGCGTCCGCGCCGCTTTCCGGCACCACGAGCCAGCCATCGCTGTCGTCCCTCGTCGCCGCCCTCGCCCACACCGACCGGGACAGCGGCATCTCCCTCGACGGCGTCTCCGATCTCGAGCCCTACTGGGAGGCGGTGCGGCGGCAGTATGCGCCGTTCGAATCCGGGCTTCCGGGACCCACGGGACGTGTCTACCACCACGAGATTCCCGGTGGCCAGCTGTCGAACCTGCGCCAGCAGGCCAAGGCGCTGGGGCTCGCCGACGATTTCGAGCTCATCGAGGACATGTATGCCGCGGCCGATCGCATGCTCGGTCGCGTTCCCAAGGTCACTCCGTCCTCCAAGGTCGTCGGTGATCTGGCCCTGCACCTGGCCGCGGTGAAGGCGGATCCGGCCGACTTCGAGGCCAACCCCGAGAAGTACGACGTGCCGGACTCGGTCGTCGGTTTCATGGCGGGCGAACTCGGCGACCTTCCGGGTGGATGGCCCGAGCCGTTCCGCAGCAAGGTGCTCGCCGGACGCACGGTGCGCGTCGGCCTCACCGAGATCAGTGCTGACGATGAGGCCGCACTCGCCGGGACCAGTGCCGAACGCCGTGCACGGCTGAACACCCTGCTGTTCCCCGGTCCGAGCGCCGAGTTCGCGGAGCGGCGGGAGTTGTTCGGAGACCTCTCCGTGCTCGACACGGCCGACTACCTGTACGGGCTCGTGGCCGGGCAGGAGCACCTGATCGAGATCGATCGCGGCGTCCAGCTCTACGTGGGTCTCGAAGCCATCGGGGACGCGGACGACACGGGGATGCGCACCGTGATGACGACCCTCAACGGGCAGCTCCGGCCCGTCTTCGTGAGGGATCGGTCGATCGTCGTGGACGTGCACGAAGTCGAGAAGGCGGACACCTCCGTGCCCGGCCAGGTCGCGGCGCCCTTCTCCGGGGTGGTCACGCTGAAGGCCGAGGTGGGTGCAGCCGTCCGCGCCGGCGAACCCGTCGCATCCATCGAGGCGATGAAGATGGAGGCGGCCATCACGGCCCCCGTGGACGGCGTCATCGAACGTCACGCGATCGCCGAGACGCAGCAGGTGGATGCCGGAGATCTTTTGGTCGTGATCCGTCCAGCGCACTAA
- a CDS encoding MinD/ParA family ATP-binding protein has protein sequence MTPKNTTDPEDNPLGVLDEAASLDTAGIGILGATAQVSVTLPKDEDDDLADDGVVDGEVVGELVIDPPRVEEPASDARPVETPTVAAPRIVRPSSEKVIDAVVVDEPETPETPAVVEVTDDARHQAEEAAAAARFLARASAEAPPSPSTSAPVRTSVEKENRSVSAPEEKKTVISQSTRTTPRTDVTLTSKRLDDLGESSRESADLLTADRLLDPHRVAKPEPEGAWSHFLYTISGRRINIGDGRRARERKALSARIAAPLAGGARFVPVLSRKGGVGKTTITALLGMALADAREDRVIAVDANPDRGTLAERIVRPHHSKSVRDLVRIHDDVKGYHDISAIVARDATRLDVLASDSDPRVAEAFSDSDYRDVAGVAAHYYSLVLTDTGTGIVHSVMSATLDLADQIVIVSGLSVDEARLASETLTWLETNGFAEQAREAIIVLNQSTPGTPLVRLNELESHFATRARSVVRVPYDPQIAGGGTIVFANLLPETRIAARELAALLVEGLRARAA, from the coding sequence GTGACACCGAAGAACACCACGGACCCCGAGGATAACCCGCTGGGGGTGCTCGACGAAGCCGCATCACTCGACACGGCAGGCATCGGGATCCTCGGGGCGACCGCGCAGGTCAGTGTGACGCTGCCGAAGGACGAGGACGACGACCTCGCCGACGACGGGGTCGTGGACGGCGAGGTCGTCGGCGAGCTCGTGATCGATCCGCCTCGCGTCGAGGAGCCGGCGTCCGACGCCCGTCCGGTCGAGACACCCACCGTCGCGGCGCCTCGAATCGTGCGGCCGTCTTCGGAGAAGGTCATCGATGCCGTCGTGGTCGACGAGCCCGAGACCCCCGAGACGCCTGCGGTCGTCGAAGTCACCGACGACGCGCGGCACCAGGCCGAAGAGGCAGCCGCCGCGGCACGATTCCTCGCACGAGCGAGCGCGGAAGCGCCGCCGTCTCCGTCGACATCTGCTCCCGTACGAACATCCGTCGAGAAGGAGAACAGATCCGTGTCCGCTCCGGAGGAGAAGAAGACCGTCATCTCGCAGTCCACCCGCACGACACCGCGCACCGACGTGACGCTGACGTCCAAGCGTCTGGACGACCTGGGAGAGTCCTCGCGCGAGTCCGCGGATCTCCTCACCGCCGACAGACTGCTCGATCCGCATCGGGTGGCCAAGCCGGAACCGGAGGGAGCGTGGAGCCACTTCCTGTACACGATCTCCGGGCGTCGGATCAACATCGGCGACGGCAGGCGCGCGCGGGAGCGCAAGGCGCTCTCGGCGAGGATCGCGGCTCCGCTCGCGGGCGGTGCACGCTTCGTCCCGGTGCTCTCCCGCAAAGGCGGTGTCGGCAAGACGACGATCACCGCGCTGCTGGGGATGGCACTCGCCGACGCCCGCGAGGACCGGGTGATCGCCGTCGATGCCAACCCCGATCGAGGAACCCTCGCGGAGCGCATCGTGCGGCCGCATCACAGCAAGTCGGTGCGTGATCTGGTCCGGATCCACGATGACGTCAAGGGCTACCACGACATCTCCGCCATCGTCGCGCGCGATGCGACCCGTCTCGATGTCCTCGCCTCCGACTCCGATCCGCGCGTCGCCGAGGCGTTCAGCGACAGTGACTACCGTGACGTGGCCGGCGTGGCTGCCCACTACTACTCGCTGGTCCTGACCGACACCGGCACCGGGATTGTCCACTCCGTGATGTCGGCGACGCTCGACCTCGCGGACCAGATCGTCATCGTCTCGGGATTGAGCGTCGATGAGGCTCGTCTGGCGTCCGAGACGCTCACCTGGCTCGAGACGAACGGCTTCGCGGAGCAGGCGCGTGAGGCGATCATCGTCCTCAACCAGTCCACGCCCGGAACCCCGTTGGTGCGTCTGAACGAGCTGGAATCCCACTTCGCCACCCGTGCGCGGAGCGTCGTCCGCGTGCCCTACGACCCGCAGATCGCGGGAGGGGGGACGATCGTCTTCGCGAACCTGTTGCCGGAGACCCGCATCGCTGCGCGTGAGCTGGCGGCGCTCCTGGTCGAGGGCCTGCGGGCCAGGGCCGCCTGA
- a CDS encoding peptide deformylase, translating to MSVREIRIFGDPVLRTVCAPIEEIDEGVRALVTDLVDTVELPGRAGVAAPQIGVALRAFSYNIDGDIGYVLNPVLTEVRGEPEPTGEGCLSVPGLWHDALRHPWARVEGIDLDGNAVALEGEGLLAQALQHETDHLDGKLFLTRLDAETRKVAMREVRESVWF from the coding sequence ATGTCGGTCCGAGAGATCCGCATCTTCGGCGACCCCGTCCTGCGCACTGTGTGTGCCCCGATCGAGGAGATCGACGAGGGGGTGCGCGCACTCGTGACCGACCTGGTCGACACGGTGGAGCTGCCGGGTCGCGCCGGCGTCGCCGCACCGCAGATCGGCGTCGCGCTGCGTGCGTTCAGCTACAACATCGACGGCGACATCGGCTACGTGCTCAATCCCGTCCTCACCGAAGTGCGGGGGGAGCCGGAGCCGACGGGCGAGGGATGCCTCTCGGTACCCGGACTGTGGCACGACGCACTGCGGCATCCGTGGGCACGCGTGGAGGGCATCGATCTCGACGGCAATGCCGTGGCGCTCGAGGGGGAAGGACTCCTCGCGCAGGCTCTGCAGCACGAGACCGACCATCTCGACGGCAAGCTCTTCCTGACAAGGCTCGATGCCGAGACGCGCAAGGTCGCCATGCGCGAGGTGCGGGAGAGCGTCTGGTTCTGA
- a CDS encoding AMP-dependent synthetase/ligase encodes MVQFEVPAIVPADPDANVADLLVKRVEATPDRALFSVPEGDGWRDISAADFQTAVVALAKGFAAAGIQPGEKVGFLARTTYEWTLIDFALFYAGAVMVPIYETSSPSQIQWILEDSGAIALIVESPEHFARFDEVRGDLPLIREVWQLHLGAIDTLTAQGASVTDGEIERRRSLAVGSDIATLIYTSGSTGRPKGCVLTHSNFVELSRNSAKALDEVVQTPGASTLLFITTAHVFARFISILDVHAGVRTGHQPDTRQLLPALGSFKPTFLLAVPRVFEKVYNSAEQKAEAGGKGKIFRSAADVAIEHSKLLEQGKKIPLGMKLKFALFNKLVYSKLREAMGGNVVYAVSGSAPLGSRLGHFFHSLGVVILEGYGLTETTAPATVNLADKSKIGTVGPALPGVGLRLAEDGEIEVRGINVFKEYWNNPEATAEAFSDGGWFHTGDIGSFDSEGFLTITGRKKEIIVTAGGKNVAPAALEDPIRANPIIGQVVVVGDQRPFISALITLDPEMLPTWLANNGLDAKMSLADASTNAAVRAEVQRAVDAANDRVSRAESIRKFTILDSEWTEASGHLTPKLSIKRNVIMNDFADEIAAIYDEPVATTNVAIGG; translated from the coding sequence GTGGTCCAGTTTGAAGTCCCTGCGATCGTCCCCGCCGACCCCGATGCGAACGTCGCCGACCTCCTGGTCAAGCGCGTCGAAGCCACTCCGGATCGCGCCCTCTTCTCCGTGCCGGAGGGCGACGGCTGGCGCGACATCTCCGCCGCCGATTTCCAGACGGCGGTCGTCGCCCTGGCGAAGGGCTTCGCCGCCGCCGGGATCCAGCCCGGTGAGAAGGTCGGCTTCCTGGCGCGCACCACGTACGAGTGGACGCTCATCGACTTCGCCCTCTTCTACGCCGGCGCCGTGATGGTGCCGATCTACGAGACGAGCTCGCCCTCGCAGATCCAGTGGATCCTCGAAGACTCGGGCGCGATCGCGCTGATCGTGGAGTCCCCCGAGCACTTCGCCCGCTTCGATGAGGTCCGCGGTGACCTGCCCCTGATCCGGGAGGTCTGGCAGCTGCACCTCGGAGCGATCGACACCCTCACCGCGCAGGGTGCGTCGGTGACGGACGGAGAGATCGAGCGCCGCCGCAGCCTCGCCGTCGGATCCGACATCGCGACGCTCATCTACACCTCCGGTTCGACCGGCCGCCCCAAGGGATGCGTGCTCACGCACAGCAACTTCGTCGAGCTCTCCCGGAACTCGGCCAAGGCCCTGGACGAGGTCGTGCAGACGCCCGGCGCGTCCACGTTGCTGTTCATCACGACCGCACACGTGTTCGCCCGCTTCATCTCCATCCTCGACGTCCACGCCGGCGTCCGCACCGGACACCAGCCTGACACCCGTCAGCTGCTGCCGGCGCTCGGTTCCTTCAAGCCGACCTTCCTCCTCGCGGTCCCGCGCGTCTTCGAGAAGGTCTACAACTCCGCGGAGCAGAAGGCGGAGGCGGGCGGCAAGGGCAAGATCTTCCGCTCGGCGGCCGACGTCGCCATCGAGCACTCGAAGCTGCTCGAGCAGGGCAAGAAGATCCCGCTCGGCATGAAGCTCAAGTTCGCGCTGTTCAACAAGCTCGTCTACAGCAAGCTCCGCGAGGCGATGGGCGGCAACGTCGTGTACGCCGTCTCGGGCTCCGCTCCCCTGGGCTCGCGCCTCGGCCACTTCTTCCACAGCCTGGGCGTCGTCATCCTCGAGGGTTACGGCCTCACCGAGACGACTGCCCCGGCGACGGTCAACCTGGCCGACAAGTCGAAGATCGGCACGGTCGGCCCTGCTCTCCCGGGTGTCGGACTGCGCCTCGCCGAGGACGGCGAGATCGAGGTCCGCGGCATCAACGTCTTCAAGGAGTACTGGAACAACCCCGAGGCGACGGCCGAGGCCTTCAGTGACGGCGGCTGGTTCCACACCGGCGACATCGGCAGCTTCGACTCCGAAGGCTTCCTCACGATCACCGGGCGCAAGAAGGAGATCATCGTCACCGCCGGAGGGAAGAACGTCGCTCCCGCTGCGCTCGAGGATCCGATCCGTGCGAACCCGATCATCGGGCAGGTCGTCGTGGTCGGTGACCAGCGTCCGTTCATCTCCGCTCTGATCACGCTCGACCCGGAGATGCTTCCGACCTGGCTCGCGAACAACGGCCTCGATGCCAAGATGTCGCTGGCGGATGCATCCACGAACGCCGCCGTCCGCGCCGAGGTGCAGCGGGCGGTCGACGCCGCGAACGACCGGGTGTCGCGCGCGGAGTCGATCCGGAAGTTCACGATCCTCGACTCCGAGTGGACGGAGGCCTCCGGCCACCTCACCCCGAAGCTCTCGATCAAGCGCAACGTCATCATGAACGACTTCGCCGACGAGATCGCCGCGATCTACGACGAGCCGGTCGCCACGACCAACGTCGCCATCGGCGGCTGA
- a CDS encoding lysophospholipid acyltransferase family protein has translation MFYWLMKYVVIGPVVKAVFRPWIVGRKNVPASGAAILASNHLSFADSIFLPLMIDRSMSFLAKSDYFTGRGLKGWSTKFFMKATGQIPIDRSGGKASEASLNTGLQVLGGGDLLGIYPEGTRSPDGTLYRGRTGIARMALEAKVPVIPVIMVDTDTAMPIGRRLPRIVRVGIVIGEPLDFSRYAGMENDRYILRSVTDEIMVALQRLGEQKYEDVYASTVKDRLPTRVT, from the coding sequence ATGTTCTATTGGCTGATGAAGTACGTGGTGATCGGCCCCGTGGTCAAGGCGGTCTTCCGACCGTGGATCGTGGGGCGGAAGAACGTGCCCGCAAGCGGTGCGGCGATCCTCGCCAGCAACCATCTGTCCTTCGCCGATTCCATCTTCCTTCCGCTCATGATCGACCGGTCGATGTCGTTCCTGGCCAAGAGTGACTACTTCACGGGCCGGGGTCTGAAGGGATGGTCCACGAAGTTCTTCATGAAAGCCACCGGACAGATCCCGATCGACCGCTCCGGGGGGAAGGCTTCGGAGGCGTCCCTGAACACGGGCCTCCAGGTCCTCGGCGGAGGCGACCTCCTGGGCATCTACCCGGAGGGGACGCGGAGTCCCGACGGCACGCTGTACCGCGGCCGCACGGGGATCGCCCGTATGGCTCTCGAAGCCAAGGTCCCGGTGATCCCCGTGATCATGGTCGACACCGATACGGCGATGCCGATCGGACGGCGGTTGCCGCGCATCGTCCGCGTCGGGATCGTCATCGGGGAACCTCTCGACTTCTCCCGCTACGCCGGGATGGAGAACGACCGCTACATCCTCCGCTCCGTCACCGACGAGATCATGGTGGCCCTGCAGCGCCTCGGTGAGCAGAAGTACGAAGACGTCTACGCGTCGACGGTCAAGGACCGGCTCCCCACCCGCGTCACATAG